Proteins from a genomic interval of Synechococcus sp. A15-28:
- a CDS encoding Na(+)/H(+) antiporter subunit B, with protein MTILSNLRRFRFTTEVAKSALYLAAITAVMAMILFTRDDSIARDTEQIVQYLSDYTQIPNVVTSVILGTRLFDTIGEVTVFTIAGLGVKILLHDEDAEEQFVGIDDQVIRLLLDFAALLSCFLAIDLAVKGHLTPGGGFASGVAGATSITLLMITGRIQTVEAFYFGANAPAVEKIAVVLFILVALFTFSSFLVSDSVFASIPPTIYIPALNIIAALKVTIGSWSILRLFIVKRGVL; from the coding sequence ATGACAATCCTATCCAATCTTCGTCGATTCAGGTTCACAACTGAAGTAGCAAAATCTGCTCTTTACCTTGCTGCTATTACAGCAGTGATGGCTATGATCCTATTTACGCGAGATGACTCCATAGCTCGCGATACTGAACAGATTGTTCAATACTTATCTGACTATACGCAGATTCCTAACGTTGTAACTTCAGTCATTCTTGGGACAAGGCTCTTCGATACGATCGGTGAGGTCACTGTATTTACGATTGCTGGTTTAGGTGTGAAGATACTTCTTCACGACGAAGACGCTGAAGAGCAGTTCGTGGGAATTGATGACCAAGTTATTCGTCTTTTGTTGGACTTTGCGGCACTTTTGAGCTGCTTCCTTGCCATCGATCTTGCCGTTAAAGGGCATTTGACGCCTGGTGGTGGATTTGCCTCTGGTGTTGCCGGTGCTACATCAATTACACTCCTTATGATTACAGGGCGCATTCAGACAGTGGAAGCCTTCTACTTCGGAGCCAACGCCCCTGCTGTTGAGAAAATAGCCGTTGTTCTATTCATTCTTGTCGCCTTATTTACCTTCAGTTCTTTCCTTGTATCTGATTCTGTGTTTGCATCAATACCTCCAACAATTTATATTCCAGCTCTTAACATCATTGCTGCATTGAAGGTTACTATAGGTTCTTGGTCTATATTGCGTCTTTTCATTGTTAAGAGAGGGGTTCTCTAG
- a CDS encoding potassium channel family protein — protein MAYRESDDWYFGDYLGRMPGRSYSLFLNFVIILLFAQIALTTEPTAHSKTGDIFLDFALELIEIFFVCDYIGKIANSWSRSDYGLKNLFAILFSRFALIDFALVFLLLTDLFDNDSFVVIFTYVFKALLSMYFSSFQSVIKRVGFIVLDSPAYTFFPLVLLSMVTYIMAFCIYLLERTNDAEHFGSIVRAFWFSIVTMTTIGYGDVTPTTSLGKILAIAFGIIGIVCVALLTANILEANSKFNELQSDAKCKGLTLN, from the coding sequence ATGGCCTATAGAGAGTCGGATGACTGGTACTTCGGTGATTACCTAGGCCGTATGCCTGGCCGTAGTTATTCACTATTTCTAAACTTTGTTATTATACTACTGTTTGCGCAAATTGCTTTAACAACTGAACCAACTGCTCACAGCAAGACTGGCGATATATTCCTTGATTTTGCCCTTGAGCTCATTGAGATTTTTTTTGTATGTGATTATATTGGTAAAATTGCAAACTCTTGGTCTAGATCTGATTACGGCCTGAAAAACCTTTTTGCCATACTATTTTCAAGGTTTGCTTTAATTGATTTTGCTCTTGTGTTTTTACTATTGACAGACTTATTTGATAATGATTCTTTTGTAGTAATTTTTACATATGTTTTCAAGGCGCTTTTGTCAATGTACTTTTCTAGTTTTCAATCTGTCATCAAGCGCGTCGGATTTATCGTTCTTGATTCACCTGCGTATACTTTTTTCCCGCTTGTCTTGCTCTCAATGGTGACCTATATAATGGCATTTTGTATTTATTTGTTGGAGAGAACAAATGATGCTGAACACTTCGGTTCGATTGTACGAGCTTTTTGGTTCTCTATTGTCACGATGACAACTATTGGATATGGCGATGTTACACCTACGACTTCGCTCGGAAAAATTCTTGCCATTGCATTCGGTATCATAGGGATTGTATGTGTGGCATTGTTGACGGCAAATATTCTTGAAGCAAATTCAAAATTTAATGAGCTCCAGTCTGATGCAAAATGCAAAGGTCTGACTCTGAATTAG
- a CDS encoding phosphosulfolactate synthase, protein MQRSDSELAVFQNDQRSTRDHSLNHVLDVGTPYKIFEAYISSYSQFIDFIKFGWGSALIDPEFKLKKQLCDEFDIVPMLGGTFFEYMIHHHSFNHFIDTVSSFGLKCVELSRGTIDIEDALYASYIKSLVTDFFVMSEVGRKSAHPSLALTSSQWLSHCELSANAGASLVILESRESGRSGYVSTSGDVNAVMIDSITKVVPVDSLLFEAPIKSVQTFLIKRYGASVNLGNLALSDLMSVQSLRFGLRSDTLLDVQESL, encoded by the coding sequence ATGCAAAGGTCTGACTCTGAATTAGCTGTGTTTCAGAATGATCAAAGATCTACTCGAGACCATTCCCTTAATCACGTGCTTGACGTTGGCACACCCTATAAGATATTCGAAGCATATATATCATCCTATTCGCAATTCATAGACTTCATTAAATTTGGCTGGGGAAGTGCATTGATTGATCCTGAGTTTAAGTTGAAGAAGCAATTGTGTGATGAGTTCGATATTGTTCCTATGCTCGGAGGTACCTTTTTTGAATATATGATTCACCACCATAGTTTCAACCATTTTATTGATACTGTCTCTAGCTTTGGGCTTAAATGCGTGGAATTAAGTCGAGGAACGATTGACATTGAGGATGCTTTATATGCATCATATATTAAGTCTTTAGTGACTGATTTTTTTGTGATGAGTGAGGTCGGACGTAAGTCTGCACATCCTTCCTTGGCTCTTACTTCTTCACAATGGCTTTCTCATTGCGAATTATCTGCCAATGCAGGAGCTTCCTTGGTGATTTTGGAATCTCGGGAGTCTGGACGATCTGGTTATGTTTCGACAAGCGGTGATGTTAATGCTGTGATGATTGACTCGATCACAAAAGTAGTTCCTGTGGATTCTCTTCTTTTCGAAGCTCCTATCAAATCGGTGCAGACTTTCTTGATCAAGCGATACGGGGCTTCGGTTAACCTAGGGAATTTGGCTTTGTCAGACTTGATGTCTGTTCAGTCCCTGCGATTTGGGCTCCGCTCAGACACATTACTTGATGTTCAGGAAAGTCTTTAG
- a CDS encoding transporter substrate-binding domain-containing protein, with the protein MKKAVARVTRFAFVLLIGIIFSLGFTFPLNVEAAENSFINDIQQRGFLKVGLPPYNTPPAYYIDPKTDKLSGYDVELARQLAGKLGVNVEFDRTSESFNSLVKRVGAGDFDLAIGKLGLTYNRLYDAFPIQYLSFRHALLANRKFISSLKVDPDDPEFGSALKSSQIRIGSISNSTWETEARVNFPNCEFVGFSSWDEAKKALFDVDPKTNMSTIDAIYRDATEIKPIVYKNPDLSLDFVPVLFDDTIDRKSIYLSEAGHIAFSDFLNTFIRREWGEVKTDQRILDDFQSYYQPSIN; encoded by the coding sequence TTGAAAAAAGCGGTGGCAAGAGTTACTAGATTTGCATTTGTCCTTTTAATTGGAATAATATTTTCTCTTGGCTTTACTTTTCCTTTGAACGTCGAAGCTGCTGAAAATAGTTTTATCAATGATATTCAGCAGCGCGGTTTTCTAAAGGTTGGCTTGCCACCTTATAATACTCCCCCCGCTTATTATATTGACCCAAAGACTGACAAACTGTCGGGTTACGATGTAGAGTTGGCGCGGCAATTGGCGGGCAAGTTAGGAGTTAATGTCGAATTTGATCGGACATCTGAGAGCTTTAATTCTCTTGTGAAAAGGGTTGGAGCTGGCGATTTTGATCTGGCAATCGGCAAGCTTGGGCTCACTTATAACCGTTTGTATGATGCATTCCCAATTCAATACCTCAGCTTCCGCCACGCTCTACTTGCGAATCGCAAATTCATTTCTTCCTTAAAGGTTGATCCTGACGATCCTGAATTTGGCAGCGCCCTTAAAAGTTCGCAAATACGTATTGGTTCGATCTCGAACTCTACTTGGGAGACAGAGGCAAGGGTCAATTTCCCTAATTGTGAGTTCGTTGGTTTCTCCAGCTGGGATGAAGCTAAAAAAGCTCTGTTTGATGTAGATCCCAAAACAAACATGTCAACTATTGATGCGATCTATCGTGATGCGACCGAAATCAAGCCAATTGTATATAAAAATCCTGATTTGTCGTTGGATTTCGTTCCAGTTCTCTTTGATGACACTATTGACCGTAAATCTATATACCTCTCGGAAGCTGGGCATATTGCTTTCTCGGACTTTCTGAATACATTCATTCGTCGTGAATGGGGAGAGGTAAAAACTGATCAGCGAATTCTTGATGATTTTCAGTCTTACTACCAGCCATCAATTAATTAA
- a CDS encoding cation:dicarboxylase symporter family transporter — protein MSFSTSNSFFHRLFSILPVLRKPRNFFFYILPFSIVFGRIIPPSYASALNEAGLAMVQLIAFPAIPLVLSAVMISICNIFSANNRSRLSRVRFSGRFLISLSLTILLAALLAILLSIYQSPGVLSPEGKLSIGRFMLDITDIRIGSALVDSEAASDFWIAKIVPSNILADASQGQTLRVISGSVLAGIAMSKLKPSLTDPLISVLRSVNSTSVQVLNIVLNLAPLVLICLISGAVSTINAEIVVALLNFTICVFLTAIASLGISRLVFRRFTSTSERDSLSSNPIDSVFLLSLSTGSSMTAYPLMYETLIGIGRDESEVEASASLSLLIARLGNVTYNVIAIMFALNLYEVGITPVRFFEILVLGAVTGISAAGLTGVATVPTIGVALAYFQLPVPPVLVLLLAIDPILTLPRAATTGVLAMAISVISSGRSTSTESSSKSGSSFSLLSQDGEAPSLEGG, from the coding sequence ATGTCCTTCTCAACCTCTAATAGTTTTTTTCATCGGCTTTTCTCTATTCTTCCTGTACTGCGTAAGCCGCGAAACTTTTTCTTCTATATTCTTCCTTTTTCGATTGTCTTTGGTCGCATTATTCCGCCATCCTATGCATCAGCTTTGAATGAAGCTGGTCTGGCGATGGTTCAACTTATTGCTTTCCCGGCCATTCCTTTGGTCTTGTCGGCGGTGATGATCTCGATTTGTAATATATTTAGTGCGAATAACCGATCACGACTTAGTAGGGTTCGCTTCTCTGGTCGTTTCTTGATATCTCTGTCGTTGACAATCCTCTTGGCTGCTTTGCTAGCCATTCTTCTCTCGATCTATCAGTCGCCAGGTGTGTTGTCGCCAGAAGGTAAATTGTCAATTGGTCGGTTTATGCTTGACATTACTGATATACGTATCGGATCTGCTCTGGTTGATTCGGAAGCTGCGAGTGATTTTTGGATTGCGAAGATTGTTCCAAGTAATATCCTCGCTGATGCGTCACAAGGCCAGACGCTACGAGTGATTAGTGGTTCGGTTTTGGCTGGTATTGCAATGTCAAAGCTCAAGCCTTCTTTAACTGACCCTTTGATTTCAGTATTGAGAAGCGTCAATTCTACATCTGTTCAGGTATTGAATATTGTTCTCAATCTTGCTCCTCTTGTTCTGATCTGTTTGATATCAGGCGCGGTGTCAACCATAAATGCTGAGATTGTTGTCGCCTTGTTGAATTTCACGATCTGTGTATTTTTGACAGCTATAGCATCGCTCGGGATTTCACGCCTTGTTTTTCGGAGATTTACATCCACGAGCGAGCGTGACTCGCTCTCGTCTAATCCCATCGACTCGGTATTTCTGCTCAGTCTTTCGACCGGGAGCAGCATGACTGCCTATCCCTTGATGTATGAAACATTAATCGGAATTGGGAGGGACGAGTCTGAGGTTGAAGCGTCAGCCTCGCTGAGTTTGTTAATCGCTCGCCTAGGCAATGTCACGTACAATGTCATTGCGATCATGTTCGCTTTGAATCTTTATGAAGTAGGCATAACTCCTGTGCGGTTTTTCGAAATCCTCGTTCTAGGTGCGGTTACTGGAATATCAGCAGCAGGTTTGACGGGCGTTGCGACTGTCCCCACCATCGGAGTCGCTCTTGCATACTTCCAGCTTCCTGTTCCACCTGTGCTTGTTCTTCTTCTTGCGATTGATCCGATTCTTACTCTTCCACGTGCTGCGACGACAGGTGTTTTGGCTATGGCCATCTCTGTTATCTCCTCAGGACGTTCTACTTCGACAGAATCTTCTTCGAAGTCTGGATCATCCTTTTCACTTCTCAGTCAGGATGGTGAAGCTCCCTCATTGGAAGGAGGCTGA
- a CDS encoding DMT family transporter, with translation MNEQTLAWWQRQEIQGARALVLSSLAFSLMTVCVKQLGGRIPVSEIVLVRSVVSIALTGTAMALGGINPLGSNRRLLLLRGICGSIALLCFFEAITSLPLASATVLQYTYPTFTAGAAWLLLGERLRRRIGIAVVLGWIGVVMVIQPEWLGAGQIGLATQPVMAALGGALFTALAYVCVRRLSTKEHPLVIILYFPLVSIPLTLPMVIQNGVWPVGLDWLWLLGVGVLTQLGQIWVTKGLSCLPAARATSLNYVQVVFAASWGWIWLNESITAFTCMGAALVLSASFISLSSRQT, from the coding sequence ATGAATGAGCAGACCTTGGCTTGGTGGCAGCGCCAGGAGATCCAGGGGGCAAGGGCCCTGGTTCTGAGCTCATTGGCCTTCAGCCTGATGACGGTGTGCGTCAAGCAACTGGGGGGGCGAATCCCCGTCAGCGAGATCGTGCTGGTTCGATCGGTTGTGAGCATCGCCTTGACGGGAACAGCCATGGCGCTCGGAGGAATCAATCCCCTGGGCAGCAACCGACGCTTGCTGTTGCTGCGTGGCATTTGCGGGAGCATTGCTCTCCTCTGCTTCTTCGAAGCGATCACCTCGCTACCACTGGCGTCCGCAACGGTTCTGCAGTACACGTACCCAACCTTTACAGCGGGTGCAGCCTGGCTGTTGCTTGGGGAGCGATTGCGTCGTCGCATCGGCATCGCCGTGGTGCTGGGTTGGATCGGCGTGGTGATGGTGATCCAGCCGGAATGGCTTGGTGCGGGCCAAATCGGACTGGCAACACAACCCGTGATGGCAGCCCTGGGCGGAGCCCTGTTTACGGCCCTGGCTTACGTGTGCGTCCGCCGTTTATCCACCAAGGAACACCCGTTGGTGATCATTCTCTATTTCCCACTCGTGTCAATTCCCTTGACGCTGCCGATGGTGATTCAAAACGGAGTCTGGCCAGTGGGACTGGACTGGCTCTGGTTACTCGGAGTCGGTGTCTTGACCCAACTTGGCCAGATCTGGGTCACCAAGGGGCTGAGCTGCCTGCCGGCGGCGAGGGCGACATCGTTGAACTACGTGCAGGTGGTGTTTGCAGCGAGCTGGGGCTGGATCTGGTTAAACGAATCGATCACCGCATTCACATGCATGGGTGCAGCGTTGGTGCTGAGCGCCTCGTTCATCAGCCTCTCCAGCCGTCAGACCTGA
- the dnaG gene encoding DNA primase: MVNARLHPRTIDAVKERADIVDVVGDHVVLKKKGREFVGICPFHDDSKPSMTVSPAKQFYYCFSCGAGGNSIKFLMEFQRQSFSDVVLDLARRYQVPVETVDGPQQERLKQQLSRREKLQRALALAAGWFRSQLRSPVGEPALAYLTEARGLSPSTQETFGLGYAPDQWDGLLKHLQQVEGLPPELLEAAGLVVPRKGGNGFYDRFRHRVMVPIHDRQGRVIGFGGRSLDGSEPKYLNSPETEVFEKGKHLFGLDKATNTIRKQDRAVVVEGYFDVIALHAAGITNAVASLGTALSSQQITQLCRVTDGKRIVLNFDADGAGVRAANRAIGEVEQLALQGQLELRVLHLPSGKDPDEFLKDHGAGDYRALLDQAPLWLDWQIEQALADRDLAKADQFQQAVSALVALLGKLPQSAVRTHYLQRVAERLSGGQGRLALQLEEDLRQQVKGQRWHGRSSRHDQPGDISQRERCEADLLRLYLHAPRHRGTIRQELRHRELEDFAIPHHRLLWASLTELEETNLGVGRLEAISCGEDDGDGLDGLDLPRLLTDQLLLENSSLLSRLTPLLEPGELERVALAEPLEQLRGLMALLERQKSFKRCRHLLEAWGGQRLQTLEACIAVLVQENQEDQQDVDMEGRIETLFEQLNRDALHYQELYYTERKHIQHLDQQRRGGFQTVDALSA, from the coding sequence ATGGTCAATGCCCGTCTTCACCCCCGCACGATCGACGCCGTCAAGGAGCGGGCCGACATTGTTGATGTGGTGGGTGACCACGTTGTTCTGAAGAAGAAGGGACGGGAGTTTGTCGGCATCTGTCCGTTCCACGACGACAGCAAGCCGTCGATGACGGTGTCTCCCGCCAAGCAGTTCTACTACTGCTTCTCCTGTGGTGCCGGCGGCAACTCCATCAAGTTCCTGATGGAGTTTCAGCGACAGAGTTTCAGCGACGTGGTGCTTGACCTGGCCCGGCGCTATCAGGTGCCTGTCGAGACTGTTGACGGCCCTCAGCAGGAGCGGCTGAAGCAGCAACTCTCCAGGCGAGAGAAGCTGCAACGTGCTCTGGCACTGGCGGCTGGTTGGTTTCGCAGCCAGCTGCGCAGTCCAGTGGGTGAGCCAGCCCTTGCTTACCTCACTGAAGCTCGTGGCCTTTCACCATCCACCCAGGAGACGTTTGGCCTTGGCTATGCCCCCGATCAATGGGACGGGCTGCTGAAGCATCTGCAGCAGGTGGAAGGACTCCCCCCTGAGCTCTTGGAGGCGGCTGGTTTGGTCGTTCCCCGCAAAGGTGGAAACGGCTTCTACGACCGTTTTCGCCATCGGGTGATGGTTCCGATTCACGACCGTCAGGGCCGTGTGATCGGTTTCGGTGGCAGGAGTTTGGACGGCAGCGAGCCCAAGTATCTGAATTCGCCAGAGACGGAGGTTTTCGAGAAAGGCAAGCATCTTTTCGGTCTCGACAAGGCCACCAACACCATTCGCAAGCAGGACCGCGCTGTGGTGGTGGAGGGCTACTTCGATGTCATCGCTCTGCATGCAGCCGGGATCACCAATGCGGTGGCGTCCCTTGGAACGGCCCTCAGCAGCCAGCAGATCACCCAGCTCTGTCGCGTCACCGATGGCAAGCGCATCGTTCTCAACTTCGACGCCGACGGCGCTGGCGTGCGTGCTGCTAACCGCGCCATCGGTGAAGTCGAGCAGCTGGCCCTGCAGGGCCAGCTTGAGCTGCGGGTGCTGCATCTGCCCTCCGGCAAGGACCCGGATGAGTTCCTGAAGGACCATGGCGCCGGGGATTACCGGGCCCTGCTTGACCAGGCGCCCCTCTGGTTGGACTGGCAGATCGAACAGGCCCTCGCTGATCGCGACCTGGCCAAAGCGGATCAATTCCAGCAGGCGGTCTCGGCCCTCGTGGCTCTGCTGGGCAAGCTGCCCCAGTCGGCGGTGCGCACGCACTACCTCCAGCGCGTTGCTGAACGCCTTAGTGGAGGCCAGGGCCGACTGGCGCTGCAGCTGGAGGAGGACCTGCGCCAACAGGTCAAGGGGCAGCGTTGGCATGGTCGCTCCAGCCGCCATGACCAACCTGGCGACATCAGTCAGCGGGAGCGCTGTGAGGCTGATCTGCTGCGGCTTTATCTGCATGCCCCCCGACACAGGGGAACGATCCGCCAGGAGTTGCGGCACCGGGAACTGGAGGATTTCGCGATTCCCCATCACCGGCTGCTGTGGGCATCGTTGACGGAACTTGAGGAGACCAACCTGGGAGTTGGTCGCCTGGAAGCCATCAGCTGTGGTGAGGATGACGGGGATGGTCTGGACGGGCTTGATCTGCCCCGTCTGCTCACGGACCAGTTGCTGTTGGAAAACAGTTCGCTGCTGTCTCGGCTGACGCCATTGCTGGAGCCGGGGGAACTGGAGCGTGTCGCTCTGGCGGAACCGCTCGAACAGCTTCGAGGCCTCATGGCACTGCTGGAGCGGCAGAAGAGTTTCAAGCGCTGCCGCCATCTGCTCGAAGCCTGGGGTGGGCAGCGTCTGCAGACTTTGGAAGCCTGCATTGCCGTTTTGGTTCAAGAGAACCAGGAGGATCAGCAGGACGTGGATATGGAAGGTCGCATCGAGACGCTCTTCGAGCAGCTCAACCGTGATGCGTTGCACTACCAGGAGCTCTACTACACCGAGAGAAAGCACATCCAGCACCTCGATCAGCAACGTCGCGGCGGCTTCCAGACGGTTGATGCCTTGTCGGCCTGA
- the arsB gene encoding ACR3 family arsenite efflux transporter has product MGLFERYLSLWIALAIVVGVVLGGLLPDLAAWIASLEVARINLPIAVLIWGMIVPMMLAVDFSAIGGIRQQPRGLLITVAVNWLIKPLTMTALAWVFIRGVFAAWIPDAMGQEYVAGMILLGVAPCTAMVFVWSRLSDGDPNYTLVQVAVNDLIMVFAFAPIAALLLGVSDVLVPWDTMITAVGLFVVVPLAAGWLMRVLLKSPGRIERLEAQLKPLSITALIATVLLLFMVQAQAILSNPLAIVLIAIPLILQTYLIFWLTAQWMRLWGQPRTVAAPGAMIGASNFFELAVAVAISLFGLNSGAALATVVGVLVEVPVMLSLVAIANRNQRLFPA; this is encoded by the coding sequence ATGGGCCTGTTTGAGCGCTATCTCTCCCTTTGGATTGCTCTGGCAATTGTGGTGGGCGTGGTCCTGGGGGGCCTGCTGCCTGATCTGGCGGCCTGGATCGCCTCGCTGGAGGTGGCCCGCATCAACCTTCCCATCGCCGTTCTCATCTGGGGGATGATTGTCCCGATGATGCTGGCGGTGGACTTCTCCGCCATCGGCGGCATCCGCCAGCAACCACGCGGACTGCTGATCACCGTGGCGGTGAACTGGTTGATCAAGCCGCTCACGATGACGGCTTTGGCCTGGGTGTTCATCCGTGGCGTGTTCGCGGCCTGGATCCCGGATGCCATGGGCCAGGAGTACGTGGCCGGCATGATTCTGCTGGGGGTGGCTCCCTGCACCGCAATGGTGTTTGTGTGGAGTCGCCTCAGTGATGGGGATCCCAACTACACCCTGGTGCAGGTGGCCGTGAACGACCTGATCATGGTGTTCGCCTTTGCACCGATTGCGGCACTGTTGCTGGGGGTGAGTGATGTGCTGGTGCCGTGGGACACGATGATCACGGCGGTGGGCCTGTTCGTGGTGGTGCCCTTGGCGGCGGGTTGGTTGATGCGGGTGTTGTTGAAGTCTCCCGGTCGGATCGAGCGCTTGGAGGCTCAGCTCAAACCGCTGTCGATCACGGCGCTGATCGCCACCGTGCTGTTGCTGTTCATGGTGCAGGCCCAGGCGATCCTGTCCAATCCCCTGGCGATCGTGTTGATTGCGATTCCGCTGATCCTGCAGACCTATTTGATCTTCTGGCTCACGGCGCAGTGGATGCGTCTCTGGGGGCAACCGCGCACGGTTGCAGCCCCCGGCGCCATGATCGGCGCCTCCAATTTTTTTGAACTGGCGGTGGCTGTGGCCATCAGCCTGTTCGGCTTGAATTCCGGCGCCGCCCTCGCCACTGTGGTGGGCGTGCTGGTGGAGGTGCCGGTGATGCTGTCGCTGGTGGCGATCGCCAACCGCAACCAACGTCTGTTCCCCGCCTGA
- a CDS encoding Y-family DNA polymerase, giving the protein MSLATALIDGNNFYASCEQSLDPSLIGKPVVVLSNNDGCIVARSAEARALGIAMGTPYFKARQELERQNVVVRSSNYALYADMSQRMMSLLEIHCEELEIYSIDEAFGRVRRPKHGDLQTWGRSLRARVRQELGLPIAIGLGASKSQAKLANRLAKQVPAHAGIFDLGHGTDPDRWLETIAIEDVWGIGRKLARWCRLRGVCNARLLRDMPSGELRAKCGVVGLRLQRELRGHACLPLALAPAPKQETCVSRSFSRPITTREELRQAVATYVVRAAEKLRKQRQRAAALTVYTRTSPFIPAFYSQAASTRLDLPSNDTSVLLEAALPLVDRIFRPHRQLAKAGVLMQHLQGTELLQSHLLVPMSEEQQQRREQLMRTIDQLNRRYGRGTVQWAACGIHPSWMMRRERLGRTATTRLSDIPVVHADR; this is encoded by the coding sequence ATGAGCCTTGCCACCGCCCTGATCGACGGCAACAACTTCTACGCCTCCTGCGAACAGAGCCTCGACCCCAGCCTGATCGGCAAACCCGTCGTGGTGCTGTCCAACAACGACGGCTGCATCGTGGCCCGCAGCGCTGAAGCCCGGGCCCTCGGCATTGCAATGGGGACTCCCTATTTCAAGGCTCGTCAGGAGCTGGAACGCCAGAACGTGGTGGTGCGCAGTTCCAACTACGCCCTGTACGCCGACATGAGCCAGCGGATGATGAGCCTGCTGGAGATCCACTGCGAAGAACTCGAGATCTATTCCATCGACGAAGCCTTCGGGCGCGTCCGTCGTCCGAAGCATGGTGACCTGCAGACCTGGGGCCGGTCCCTGCGGGCCCGGGTCCGACAGGAGCTGGGCCTGCCGATCGCCATCGGCCTGGGGGCCAGCAAAAGCCAGGCAAAACTGGCCAACCGCCTGGCCAAGCAGGTTCCCGCCCATGCCGGCATCTTCGATCTGGGCCACGGCACGGATCCCGATCGCTGGCTCGAGACCATCGCGATCGAGGACGTCTGGGGGATCGGCCGCAAACTGGCGCGCTGGTGCCGCTTGCGGGGGGTTTGCAACGCCCGCCTGCTGCGGGACATGCCCAGCGGTGAACTGCGGGCGAAGTGCGGCGTGGTGGGGTTGAGGCTGCAACGGGAGCTGCGCGGCCATGCCTGCCTGCCGCTGGCGCTGGCACCAGCCCCCAAACAGGAAACCTGCGTGAGCCGCAGCTTCAGCCGGCCGATCACGACACGGGAGGAACTGCGTCAGGCGGTGGCCACCTATGTGGTGCGCGCTGCAGAGAAGCTGCGCAAGCAACGCCAACGGGCTGCCGCCCTCACGGTGTACACCCGCACCAGCCCCTTCATCCCCGCCTTTTACAGCCAGGCCGCCAGCACCCGGCTGGATCTGCCCAGCAACGACACCAGCGTGCTACTGGAGGCAGCACTCCCCCTCGTGGACCGCATCTTCCGGCCACACCGGCAGCTGGCGAAGGCGGGGGTGCTGATGCAGCACCTGCAGGGAACAGAACTGCTCCAGTCCCATCTCCTGGTGCCGATGAGTGAGGAACAGCAACAACGACGGGAGCAGCTGATGCGGACGATTGACCAGCTCAATCGCCGCTATGGCCGAGGCACGGTGCAGTGGGCCGCCTGCGGAATCCACCCGAGCTGGATGATGCGACGGGAGCGGCTGGGGCGCACCGCCACCACCCGGCTGAGTGATATTCCGGTGGTGCACGCCGATCGCTGA
- the umuD gene encoding translesion error-prone DNA polymerase V autoproteolytic subunit, translating to MKFLHGPLPLQHRRSRLALPLAGERVAAGFPSPADDYMEVGIDLNEQLIQHPTSTFFLRVSGESMLGTGIHHGDLLVVDRSLDPRPGRVVVAVLDGEFTLKRLTQHQGRLRLEAANPAYPPLELHRCGDVQIWGVAIHVIHPL from the coding sequence GTGAAGTTCCTGCACGGCCCGCTGCCCCTCCAGCATCGACGCTCGCGCCTAGCCCTCCCTCTGGCCGGTGAGCGGGTGGCCGCCGGCTTTCCCTCACCGGCCGATGACTACATGGAGGTGGGAATCGACCTCAACGAGCAGCTGATTCAGCATCCCACCAGCACGTTTTTTCTGCGCGTCAGCGGTGAATCCATGCTCGGAACCGGCATTCACCACGGCGATCTGCTGGTGGTGGACCGCAGCCTGGACCCACGGCCGGGGCGGGTGGTGGTGGCGGTGCTGGATGGGGAGTTCACCCTCAAACGCCTGACCCAGCACCAGGGCCGCCTGCGCCTGGAGGCTGCCAATCCCGCCTATCCGCCCCTGGAGCTGCATCGATGCGGTGACGTGCAGATCTGGGGGGTGGCCATCCACGTGATCCATCCGCTCTGA